A region from the Salidesulfovibrio onnuriiensis genome encodes:
- a CDS encoding flagellar basal body L-ring protein FlgH — protein sequence MKILNTTTMLVMMTAFALLAGCAPRQEPTPMPVLTEPQILEEDPAENPGSLFQESQAEYLFEDNRARRVGDIVMVKVAESSSSKLTADTTAKRDTQTDMGITAMPSTGLIGNLPLGALGAKAGMNVEAGAKNDFTGSGEVEQEATFTATVATRIVRRLPGGVLQVEGARRIRVYNETQILVVRGLIRDRDILSDNSISSNALAEAQIEVYGQGVLADKQKPGWLSRLLDNIYPF from the coding sequence ATGAAAATTTTGAATACCACCACGATGCTTGTGATGATGACGGCGTTTGCACTGCTGGCGGGGTGCGCCCCCAGGCAGGAACCCACCCCCATGCCCGTGCTCACCGAGCCCCAGATCCTTGAGGAGGATCCCGCGGAAAATCCGGGCTCCCTTTTCCAGGAGAGCCAGGCCGAATACCTGTTCGAGGACAACCGGGCCCGCAGGGTGGGGGATATCGTCATGGTTAAGGTCGCCGAATCCTCGAGCTCCAAGCTGACGGCGGATACCACGGCCAAGCGCGATACCCAGACCGATATGGGCATCACTGCAATGCCCAGCACCGGGCTCATAGGCAATTTGCCCTTGGGTGCGTTGGGGGCCAAGGCCGGCATGAACGTTGAGGCCGGCGCCAAGAACGACTTCACCGGTTCCGGGGAAGTGGAGCAGGAAGCCACCTTCACCGCCACGGTGGCCACACGTATCGTACGCAGGCTGCCCGGAGGCGTGCTGCAGGTGGAGGGCGCCAGGCGCATCCGGGTCTACAATGAGACCCAGATCCTGGTGGTGCGCGGGTTGATCCGCGACAGGGATATTTTGTCCGACAACTCCATTTCCTCCAACGCGCTGGCCGAGGCCCAGATCGAGGTCTACGGGCAGGGCGTGCTGGCGGACAAGCAGAAGCCCGGTTGGCTCTCGCGTCTGCTCGACAACATTTATCCATTCTAG
- the flgA gene encoding flagellar basal body P-ring formation chaperone FlgA — MSTLYGLIIGSGKKGRLHAVILGGLACVLLLAMAAQAGTSGQWRIKVRDAVCVEGPVVLLGDIAMPVGDYDQKTWDKLSKTQLWKASQRKGHAVNIPRHKLEGILRYYLGDYVQQCVLPSRMFIQTGGKVLDSQALQREVVAFLTAQGRALGDDVEFKKLALPPNFFFPNRYDTLKLSLPVEMKPGTVRFYMESITPDGKSNRKVAGTVFVNAWVAVPCAARPVNRYEKLTPDKITFIKKNLAYNPELWDGRGGPWRVKRPVGTGQPFRRDNLDPLPTISKGDMVTLVYKNKRIQLTTKAKALEDAHLGQQVTVRNLQSKREIVATVVGADLVRVR; from the coding sequence ATGAGTACGCTCTACGGCCTCATCATCGGTTCGGGAAAGAAGGGACGCCTGCATGCCGTCATCCTCGGAGGGCTGGCCTGCGTGTTGCTTCTTGCCATGGCCGCGCAGGCCGGGACCTCCGGACAATGGCGTATCAAGGTCAGGGATGCGGTCTGCGTGGAAGGCCCCGTGGTCCTGCTTGGCGATATAGCCATGCCCGTGGGCGATTACGACCAGAAGACCTGGGACAAGCTGTCCAAGACGCAGCTCTGGAAGGCGTCGCAGCGCAAGGGGCACGCCGTGAATATTCCCCGGCACAAGCTTGAAGGTATCCTCCGTTACTACCTCGGGGATTATGTTCAGCAGTGCGTGCTTCCGTCCCGCATGTTCATCCAGACCGGCGGCAAGGTGCTGGACAGCCAGGCCCTGCAGCGGGAGGTTGTCGCCTTTTTGACAGCCCAGGGTCGCGCGCTGGGCGACGACGTTGAATTCAAGAAACTGGCGCTGCCCCCCAATTTCTTTTTCCCCAACAGGTACGACACGCTGAAGTTGAGCCTTCCCGTCGAAATGAAGCCGGGAACCGTTCGTTTTTACATGGAATCCATCACTCCCGATGGAAAGAGCAATCGCAAGGTGGCCGGAACCGTGTTCGTCAACGCCTGGGTGGCGGTGCCCTGCGCAGCCCGGCCGGTCAACCGCTATGAAAAGCTGACCCCGGACAAGATCACCTTCATCAAGAAGAACCTGGCCTACAACCCGGAACTCTGGGACGGCCGGGGCGGCCCCTGGCGGGTCAAGCGCCCGGTGGGAACCGGCCAGCCTTTCCGGAGGGACAATCTTGATCCGCTTCCCACCATCAGCAAGGGCGACATGGTCACCCTGGTCTACAAGAACAAGCGCATCCAGCTGACCACCAAGGCCAAAGCCCTGGAGGACGCCCATCTGGGGCAGCAGGTTACGGTCCGCAATTTGCAAAGCAAGCGGGAAATAGTGGCCACCGTTGTCGGGGCCGACCTGGTGAGAGTCAGGTAG
- the flgG gene encoding flagellar basal-body rod protein FlgG, translated as MMRSLWTAATGMVAQQKHIDVLSNNLANVNTTAFKKSRAEFEDLMYQTLKIAGTLNQDGNRIPTGMQVGMGVRTVTVHKFFTQGDFKNTGNPLDVAIEGDGFFKVQQNGEDVYTRSGSFKLDSEGKIVTANGYPLQPEFTVPAETVNLVITEDGTIEAQDKAGTALASGNIPLYTFINPAGLNAVGRNLYVATEASGDAVEGTPGTDNFGTLAQGFLEGSNVEMVDEMVGLIVGQRGFELNSKAITTSDSMLQTAINVKR; from the coding sequence ATGATGCGTTCATTATGGACGGCGGCCACGGGCATGGTGGCACAGCAGAAGCACATCGACGTGCTGTCCAACAACCTGGCCAACGTGAACACCACGGCCTTCAAGAAGAGCAGGGCCGAGTTCGAGGATCTCATGTACCAGACGCTCAAGATAGCGGGCACCCTCAACCAGGACGGCAACCGCATTCCCACGGGTATGCAGGTTGGCATGGGCGTCAGGACGGTGACGGTGCACAAGTTCTTTACCCAGGGCGACTTCAAGAACACCGGCAACCCGCTGGACGTGGCCATCGAGGGCGACGGTTTCTTCAAGGTGCAGCAGAACGGCGAGGACGTCTACACCCGTTCCGGCTCCTTCAAGCTGGACAGTGAGGGCAAGATCGTCACGGCCAACGGTTACCCGCTGCAGCCCGAATTCACCGTGCCCGCCGAGACAGTGAATCTGGTCATTACCGAGGACGGCACCATCGAGGCGCAGGACAAGGCCGGTACGGCCCTGGCCTCCGGGAACATCCCGCTCTACACCTTCATCAACCCCGCCGGACTGAACGCCGTGGGCCGCAACCTTTACGTGGCGACCGAGGCTTCGGGCGACGCAGTGGAAGGCACGCCGGGGACCGACAACTTCGGCACCCTGGCCCAGGGATTCCTGGAAGGCTCCAACGTGGAAATGGTGGATGAAATGGTCGGCCTCATCGTGGGACAGAGGGGCTTTGAATTGAACTCCAAGGCCATCACCACCTCGGACTCCATGCTCCAGACCGCCATCAACGTGAAACGATAA
- the flgF gene encoding flagellar basal-body rod protein FlgF, with product MRDSTFSALFGALSNELRMSTIANNLANVNTTSFKKDKIAFHDTFQRFAHDYLGDAKPYLRDKDMWPKPNVMARPRLSDQQIDFSQGSLQQTGNQLDFAISGEGFFKIQVGDEQLLTRAGNFVVNSEGTLMTPEGHPVLGGGGPIDLPPTATVQADANGALRVGDTQVAQMDIVTVTDLTQLEKVGKNAYRIKPGGQAEEIEAEDAIVEQGYLEKGNVEVVTEMVAMIETQRAFEAYSKIIRGDSELDTKLISQVGRES from the coding sequence ATGAGAGACAGTACATTCAGCGCGTTGTTCGGCGCTTTATCCAATGAACTCAGGATGTCCACCATCGCCAATAATTTGGCGAACGTGAACACGACGTCCTTTAAAAAGGATAAGATCGCCTTCCACGACACGTTCCAGCGTTTTGCCCACGATTACCTGGGCGACGCCAAGCCGTACCTGCGCGACAAGGACATGTGGCCCAAGCCCAATGTCATGGCCCGGCCACGCTTGTCCGACCAGCAGATAGACTTTTCCCAGGGGAGCCTGCAGCAGACGGGCAACCAGCTCGACTTCGCCATTTCCGGCGAGGGTTTTTTCAAGATCCAGGTGGGGGACGAACAGCTACTGACCCGGGCGGGCAACTTCGTTGTCAACTCCGAGGGCACGCTCATGACCCCCGAAGGCCATCCTGTTCTCGGAGGGGGCGGTCCCATTGACCTGCCCCCCACGGCCACGGTGCAGGCCGACGCAAACGGGGCGTTGCGCGTGGGGGATACCCAGGTGGCGCAGATGGATATCGTTACCGTCACCGATCTGACCCAGCTCGAAAAGGTGGGCAAGAACGCCTACCGCATCAAGCCCGGCGGGCAGGCCGAGGAAATCGAGGCCGAAGACGCCATTGTGGAACAGGGATACCTGGAAAAGGGGAATGTCGAGGTGGTCACGGAAATGGTGGCCATGATCGAAACCCAGCGCGCCTTCGAGGCTTACAGCAAGATCATCAGAGGCGACAGTGAACTCGATACCAAGCTGATCTCCCAGGTCGGCAGGGAATCATAA
- the rimP gene encoding ribosome maturation factor RimP has product MRQNAFEKELAELIRPEVESLGFSFWGLTSPSAGKKRVIRIYIDGPEGVNIDDCAQVSRQVGLVLEVEDIINGAFNLEVSSPGLERKFFTLEQLVGYEGRTLEVKLAIPVNNRRNFKGVLKEITPSGIVLDMKDEDVRLDWDTVKEAKLVHEF; this is encoded by the coding sequence ATGCGACAGAACGCTTTTGAAAAGGAATTGGCCGAATTGATCCGCCCGGAGGTGGAATCCCTGGGGTTCTCCTTCTGGGGCCTGACCTCGCCTTCGGCCGGGAAAAAGCGTGTCATACGTATCTATATCGATGGCCCGGAAGGCGTGAACATCGACGACTGCGCACAAGTGAGCAGGCAGGTGGGTCTCGTCCTGGAGGTGGAAGACATCATCAACGGTGCCTTCAACCTGGAGGTTTCCTCCCCGGGTCTCGAACGGAAGTTTTTCACTTTGGAGCAACTTGTCGGTTACGAGGGCCGCACCCTGGAGGTGAAGCTCGCCATTCCGGTCAACAACAGGCGCAACTTCAAGGGCGTCCTCAAGGAGATCACTCCGTCGGGGATCGTTCTGGACATGAAGGATGAAGATGTCCGCCTGGACTGGGATACGGTCAAGGAAGCCAAACTCGTTCACGAGTTCTAG
- the nusA gene encoding transcription termination factor NusA: MSELKKAIDQISKDRGIDRDLLIDTLEEAVRSAVHRKYGDTMDIEVTFNEETGEIDVYQFKVVVKEVHDEISEITLEEATNHDPNVRLDDEMGFKLSIEDLGRIAAQSAKQVIIQRMRDAEQEIIYEEYKDRVAEIVSGIIQRRDRTGWIINLGRTEALLAKDEQIPRERYKRGDRVQAYVIDVLKESRGPQVIVSRSHPDYMAELFKREVPEVADGTVKIMGVARDPGLRAKVAVSSRDRDVDPVGACVGIRGSRIQNVVQELKGERIDIVVWSPDIARYAQHALSPAVITRIMVDEEEETLEVVVPDDQLTLAIGRKGQNVKLASRLLGWKIDIFTETRHSELHAARKGMDQIASVAEVSIDTFINAGFETTESLALATDEELLAVDGLDESRIAEMRAAINMLGLNSQPDEDASEEAPEEPAAEIEAVEEAQEQPEEAEESAEDEESKE; this comes from the coding sequence ATGTCGGAACTGAAAAAAGCCATTGATCAGATCAGCAAGGACAGAGGGATTGACCGGGACCTCCTGATCGACACTCTCGAGGAAGCTGTTCGCTCCGCAGTGCACCGCAAGTACGGTGACACCATGGACATCGAGGTTACCTTCAACGAGGAAACCGGAGAGATCGACGTCTACCAGTTCAAGGTGGTGGTCAAGGAAGTCCATGACGAGATCAGTGAAATCACGCTTGAAGAAGCGACCAACCATGATCCCAACGTCCGGCTCGACGATGAAATGGGCTTCAAGCTCTCCATCGAGGACCTGGGCCGCATCGCCGCCCAGAGCGCAAAGCAGGTCATCATCCAGCGCATGCGCGACGCCGAGCAGGAGATCATTTACGAAGAATACAAGGACCGCGTGGCCGAAATCGTCAGCGGCATCATTCAGCGCCGCGACCGCACCGGCTGGATAATCAACCTGGGCCGCACCGAAGCGCTGCTGGCCAAGGACGAACAGATCCCCCGCGAACGCTACAAGCGCGGCGACCGTGTCCAGGCATATGTCATTGATGTATTGAAGGAATCCCGCGGCCCGCAGGTCATCGTTTCCCGGTCCCACCCGGACTACATGGCCGAGTTGTTCAAGCGCGAGGTTCCGGAAGTGGCCGACGGCACGGTCAAGATCATGGGCGTTGCCCGCGATCCGGGACTGCGCGCCAAGGTGGCCGTTTCCTCCCGCGACCGCGACGTGGACCCGGTGGGCGCCTGTGTGGGCATCCGAGGTTCCCGCATCCAGAACGTGGTGCAGGAGCTCAAGGGCGAACGCATCGACATCGTGGTCTGGAGCCCGGACATCGCCCGCTACGCCCAGCATGCCCTTTCCCCGGCCGTGATCACCCGCATCATGGTGGACGAGGAAGAGGAAACCCTGGAAGTGGTGGTTCCCGACGATCAGCTTACCCTGGCCATCGGCCGCAAGGGGCAGAACGTCAAGCTCGCCTCCAGGCTGCTGGGATGGAAGATCGACATCTTTACCGAAACCCGCCACTCAGAGCTCCACGCCGCCCGCAAGGGTATGGACCAAATCGCCAGCGTGGCCGAAGTGAGCATCGACACCTTCATCAATGCGGGCTTCGAAACCACCGAATCCCTGGCCCTGGCTACGGACGAGGAACTGCTCGCCGTGGACGGCCTGGATGAAAGCCGCATTGCGGAAATGCGCGCGGCAATCAACATGCTCGGACTGAATTCCCAGCCCGACGAGGATGCTTCCGAAGAAGCTCCGGAAGAACCCGCAGCCGAAATCGAGGCTGTGGAAGAGGCCCAGGAACAGCCGGAAGAGGCGGAGGAATCCGCCGAGGACGAAGAGTCCAAGGAATAG
- a CDS encoding YlxR family protein, producing MCVICRERLPKGELERYVCPKSERGGAPGRESGSDGLIPDPAQVLPGRGFYICGKAECRMRFEKAQFGLKKKCKGETL from the coding sequence ATGTGCGTCATCTGCCGCGAACGCCTCCCCAAAGGGGAGCTGGAGCGGTATGTCTGTCCCAAATCGGAGCGCGGGGGCGCTCCTGGCAGGGAATCGGGTTCGGACGGCCTGATTCCCGACCCGGCCCAGGTATTGCCCGGGCGCGGGTTCTATATATGCGGCAAGGCCGAATGCCGGATGAGATTTGAAAAAGCACAGTTCGGCCTGAAGAAGAAATGCAAGGGGGAAACTCTATGA
- the infB gene encoding translation initiation factor IF-2 has product MTAKQRVKDLAEELGLNNKDILQHLREIGVQAKSLMSTVDEEDVATLKAALKGEGPKTEVVRREVQPGVIVRRRKTSRKAAKAEESPVEETPAVEEAAAEAPAPKVEKAPEKPVEETAAPAAEETPEAKEKPKKDAAKSPAKKAAEKEEFKGARIVKPAPSAQPAPEAEKQETPAEEPAVETKAEAVTEKTEEKAAEKEQDKAEAKAETKTEVAEEPAPEKKAAKEEAPKADDKKKKKKKKKEPEAPKVKIISMPDPEEVARREAQKAVEEMSAANRRGPRNGAPGRGPRNGAPGRGPAAGAPGRGPAGAAPGRGAAPGTAPTPEADGRSRKKRKKDRRVVEFSNDGPRGGREREFDSPGGRGKKGKRGRRGAPQAIKPEATAAPMKAAKRKIKFNEAIRLSDMAHQMGTKAQDLIKALFGLGVMATINQSLDLDTTTLLASEFGYEVENVSFDEQEFLIPAEADKPEELKPRPPVVTIMGHVDHGKTSLLDAIRQTNVTDGEAGGITQHIGAYHVKTNRGEVVFLDTPGHEAFTTMRMRGAQVTDIVILVVAADDGVMDQTREAIAHSKAAGVPIVVAVNKIDKEGSNPDNVKRELAEQGLIPEDWGGETIFAHVSAKMRTGLDELLEMILLQAEVLELKANPDKPARGHIVEAKLDKGRGPVGTMLIAEGTIAQGDSYVCGVHHGKVRAMFNDQGKKIKKAGPAIPVEIQGFDGIPEAGDELIVVADEKVARRIAQTRMQKQREKELAGKSKVTLESFLASRPNEEAQNLNLILKADVQGSLEAVTEALNKLSTDEVKIQVVHGGAGAITESDILLAGTSEAIIIGFNVRPNLKVKEIAEQENVEIRFYDIIYKLVNEVKDAMSGMLAPDIEEVYLGQAEVRDTFSVPKVGVVAGCAVLDGKMTRNAKVRLLRGGVVTYTGELASLRRFKDDVKEVAKGFECGMGLEKFNDIKVGDIIEAFELKEVARTID; this is encoded by the coding sequence ATGACGGCAAAACAGAGGGTAAAAGACCTGGCGGAAGAGCTCGGTCTTAACAACAAGGACATTCTTCAACACCTCCGCGAGATCGGTGTGCAGGCCAAGAGCCTCATGAGCACCGTGGACGAAGAGGATGTTGCCACGCTCAAGGCAGCGCTCAAGGGCGAGGGCCCCAAGACCGAAGTGGTGCGCCGCGAGGTGCAGCCCGGTGTCATCGTGCGCCGCAGAAAGACCAGCCGCAAGGCCGCAAAGGCCGAGGAATCCCCAGTGGAAGAAACTCCCGCCGTGGAGGAAGCGGCTGCCGAAGCTCCGGCCCCGAAAGTAGAAAAGGCCCCTGAAAAGCCTGTCGAGGAAACGGCCGCCCCCGCTGCAGAAGAAACCCCCGAAGCCAAAGAAAAGCCGAAGAAAGACGCCGCGAAATCCCCCGCCAAGAAAGCGGCCGAAAAAGAAGAATTCAAGGGTGCACGCATCGTGAAGCCCGCTCCGTCCGCGCAGCCCGCCCCCGAGGCTGAAAAGCAAGAAACGCCGGCCGAAGAACCCGCCGTCGAAACCAAGGCCGAAGCCGTCACGGAAAAAACCGAAGAAAAGGCCGCGGAAAAGGAACAGGACAAGGCGGAAGCCAAGGCAGAGACCAAGACCGAGGTCGCGGAAGAGCCTGCACCGGAAAAGAAGGCCGCCAAGGAAGAAGCTCCCAAGGCCGACGACAAGAAGAAGAAAAAGAAAAAAAAGAAGGAGCCGGAAGCTCCCAAGGTCAAGATTATTTCCATGCCCGACCCGGAAGAGGTCGCACGCCGCGAAGCCCAGAAGGCCGTTGAGGAAATGAGCGCCGCCAACCGTCGGGGTCCGCGCAACGGCGCCCCCGGACGTGGCCCGCGCAACGGCGCTCCCGGTCGCGGACCGGCTGCGGGCGCTCCCGGCCGTGGCCCTGCTGGCGCCGCACCCGGACGTGGCGCTGCTCCCGGAACCGCCCCCACACCGGAGGCGGACGGACGCAGCCGCAAGAAGCGCAAGAAGGACCGTAGGGTCGTGGAATTCTCCAACGACGGTCCTCGCGGCGGACGCGAACGCGAATTCGACTCTCCCGGCGGCCGCGGCAAAAAGGGCAAAAGGGGCCGCAGGGGCGCTCCCCAGGCCATCAAGCCCGAAGCCACCGCCGCTCCCATGAAGGCGGCCAAGCGCAAGATCAAGTTCAACGAGGCCATCCGTCTGTCCGACATGGCCCACCAGATGGGCACCAAGGCCCAGGACCTGATCAAGGCCCTGTTCGGGCTCGGCGTCATGGCCACCATCAACCAGTCCCTGGACCTGGACACCACCACCCTGCTCGCCTCCGAGTTCGGTTATGAAGTGGAAAACGTGTCCTTTGACGAACAGGAATTCCTGATCCCGGCCGAAGCGGACAAGCCCGAAGAGCTCAAGCCGCGTCCGCCGGTGGTCACCATCATGGGTCACGTCGACCACGGCAAGACCTCCCTGCTGGACGCCATCCGCCAGACCAACGTCACCGACGGCGAGGCAGGCGGCATCACCCAGCACATCGGCGCATACCACGTCAAGACCAACCGGGGCGAAGTGGTCTTCCTGGATACCCCGGGCCACGAAGCGTTCACCACCATGCGTATGCGCGGGGCCCAGGTCACCGACATCGTCATCCTGGTGGTCGCCGCCGACGACGGCGTCATGGACCAGACCCGCGAGGCCATCGCCCACTCCAAGGCGGCGGGCGTGCCCATCGTGGTTGCCGTGAACAAGATTGACAAGGAAGGCTCCAACCCGGACAACGTCAAGCGCGAACTGGCCGAACAGGGCCTCATTCCCGAAGACTGGGGCGGCGAAACCATCTTCGCCCACGTCTCCGCAAAGATGCGCACGGGCCTGGACGAACTGCTGGAGATGATTCTGCTTCAGGCCGAAGTGCTCGAACTCAAGGCCAACCCGGACAAGCCCGCCCGCGGCCACATCGTGGAAGCGAAGCTGGACAAGGGTCGCGGCCCGGTGGGCACCATGCTCATTGCCGAGGGCACCATCGCCCAGGGCGACAGCTACGTCTGCGGCGTGCACCACGGCAAGGTCCGGGCCATGTTCAATGACCAGGGCAAGAAGATCAAGAAGGCCGGACCGGCAATCCCTGTTGAAATCCAGGGCTTTGACGGCATTCCCGAGGCCGGTGACGAACTCATCGTGGTGGCCGACGAAAAGGTCGCCCGCCGTATTGCCCAGACCCGCATGCAGAAGCAGCGCGAAAAGGAACTGGCAGGCAAGTCCAAGGTCACCCTGGAATCCTTCCTGGCGTCCCGCCCCAACGAAGAGGCCCAGAACCTCAACCTCATCCTCAAGGCGGACGTGCAGGGCTCCCTGGAAGCTGTCACCGAGGCGCTCAACAAGCTCAGCACCGACGAAGTCAAGATCCAGGTGGTGCACGGCGGCGCCGGCGCAATCACCGAATCCGACATCCTGCTGGCGGGCACTTCCGAGGCCATCATCATCGGCTTCAACGTACGCCCGAACCTGAAGGTCAAGGAAATCGCCGAGCAGGAGAACGTGGAAATCCGTTTCTACGACATCATCTACAAGCTGGTGAACGAGGTGAAGGACGCAATGAGCGGCATGCTGGCCCCGGACATCGAGGAAGTCTACCTCGGCCAGGCCGAAGTCCGCGACACCTTCAGCGTGCCCAAGGTGGGCGTGGTTGCCGGTTGCGCCGTTCTCGACGGCAAGATGACCCGCAACGCCAAGGTGCGCCTGCTGCGCGGCGGCGTGGTCACCTACACCGGCGAGCTGGCTTCCCTGCGTCGCTTCAAGGACGACGTCAAGGAAGTGGCCAAGGGCTTTGAATGCGGCATGGGCCTTGAGAAGTTCAACGACATCAAGGTGGGCGACATCATTGAAGCCTTCGAGCTCAAGGAAGTTGCCCGTACCATCGACTAG
- a CDS encoding DUF503 domain-containing protein translates to MIIGVLSLEFRLHGNDSLKGKRKVAKSLKQKIRNKFNVAVSEVEAQDVHQKLVLAVVTVANETAKVESRLAKVLGMVEDIAPAELVHCSTEVFSDQG, encoded by the coding sequence ATGATCATCGGCGTGCTCTCCCTGGAATTCCGGCTGCACGGAAACGATTCCCTCAAGGGCAAGCGCAAGGTGGCCAAAAGCCTCAAGCAGAAGATCCGCAACAAGTTCAATGTGGCGGTGAGCGAGGTGGAGGCCCAGGATGTGCACCAGAAGCTGGTGCTTGCCGTGGTCACGGTCGCCAACGAGACGGCCAAGGTCGAGTCGCGCCTTGCCAAGGTACTCGGTATGGTGGAGGACATAGCGCCAGCGGAATTGGTGCACTGCTCCACCGAAGTCTTCAGCGACCAAGGATAA
- the rbfA gene encoding 30S ribosome-binding factor RbfA, whose translation MKISGRRRASRLGDLILRELSTMLVQEVQDPRLEFVTLSAIRMNVDMTVAEVFYTCGAGSDKEGAEAALRKAGGFMRSQLGRRIKVRVVPELRFMYDDFLENMVYAKPAADNSENS comes from the coding sequence ATGAAAATTTCCGGACGCAGACGCGCCTCCCGACTGGGCGACCTCATCCTCCGCGAGCTGAGCACCATGCTCGTGCAGGAGGTTCAGGATCCCCGGCTGGAGTTCGTCACCCTCTCCGCAATACGCATGAACGTGGACATGACCGTGGCCGAGGTGTTCTACACCTGCGGCGCGGGATCGGACAAGGAAGGCGCCGAGGCCGCCCTGCGCAAGGCGGGCGGATTCATGCGCTCGCAGCTGGGCCGCCGCATCAAGGTGCGGGTGGTTCCCGAGCTGCGCTTCATGTACGACGATTTCCTGGAGAACATGGTCTATGCCAAGCCCGCTGCAGACAATAGCGAAAATTCTTAG
- a CDS encoding DHH family phosphoesterase, which produces MPSPLQTIAKILREEDHFLVASHFNPDGDAIGSLAAVGHILASLGKTFTLYNPSGLPAKFQWLDIPGEVHEILPDDMPAWTIILDSGSPERTGLEMVSRMDETRVISIDHHLGNPEFGEVNWVDVREPAVGSMIALLADELEIPLTGSLAESVYLAVSTDTGFFTYGSTTPECLELVARLLRDGLDMSAVNTRITKTWSIERLRLWSEVIDTVELHMDGQVGVAAVTAEMLERTGTKAGDTENIINFVRRLESVRVAAILREEGPDTYKFSLRSYGADNVQEVAAQFGGGGHKNAAGGAIQAPLDEAKELLVRCIGETVGLK; this is translated from the coding sequence ATGCCAAGCCCGCTGCAGACAATAGCGAAAATTCTTAGGGAGGAAGACCACTTCCTGGTGGCCTCCCACTTCAATCCCGACGGCGACGCCATCGGTTCCCTTGCCGCCGTGGGCCACATCCTGGCCTCGCTGGGCAAGACCTTCACCCTGTACAATCCCTCGGGCCTGCCCGCCAAATTCCAGTGGCTGGACATCCCGGGCGAGGTGCACGAGATCCTTCCCGACGACATGCCCGCCTGGACCATCATCCTGGACAGCGGCAGCCCGGAACGCACGGGCCTGGAAATGGTCTCGCGCATGGACGAAACCAGGGTCATCAGCATCGATCATCACCTGGGCAACCCGGAGTTCGGCGAAGTCAACTGGGTGGATGTCCGGGAGCCGGCAGTGGGCTCCATGATCGCCCTTCTGGCCGACGAGCTGGAAATTCCCCTGACCGGGTCCCTGGCCGAATCCGTCTACCTGGCGGTCTCCACGGACACAGGGTTCTTCACCTACGGCTCCACCACCCCGGAATGCCTGGAACTGGTGGCCCGGCTCCTGCGCGACGGCCTGGACATGTCCGCCGTGAACACCAGGATCACCAAGACCTGGTCCATTGAACGCCTGCGCCTGTGGAGCGAGGTCATAGACACGGTGGAACTGCACATGGACGGCCAGGTGGGCGTGGCCGCCGTGACCGCCGAGATGCTGGAACGCACCGGCACCAAGGCCGGGGACACCGAGAACATCATCAATTTCGTACGCCGCCTCGAAAGCGTGCGCGTGGCCGCCATCCTGCGCGAGGAAGGCCCGGACACCTACAAGTTCAGCCTGCGCTCCTACGGCGCGGACAACGTGCAGGAAGTGGCCGCCCAGTTCGGCGGCGGCGGGCACAAGAACGCCGCGGGCGGGGCCATCCAGGCTCCCCTGGACGAAGCCAAGGAACTGCTGGTGCGCTGCATCGGCGAAACCGTGGGGCTGAAATAA